From the genome of Phreatobacter cathodiphilus, one region includes:
- the tolA gene encoding cell envelope integrity protein TolA, with amino-acid sequence MALHPQKVGYGVSVAGHVLLVVAGLVGFLTSPSKVDEGESVPVEIVSDEPAQSTRGDRRGEQTPTPQRVVDRQAPEERQTQDPATLPVARERVQNTDVPPPPPPRPPVPEPKPEEAAAPPPPAARPAQLAAVQPSMPVPPQPQPRPTPPAAAAEQQQEDLAAKEAELQARQKREEEQRRQEQQRQEQARREQQRQEQQRQEQARREQEQREARERQERQQREARERQERERVAREARERQQREARERAERQRLEQANSRQFDPNSIAARLATSRSQENDRRAATRTEATGATVGRNNNLGTTTGSAARITGREIDAIRAWAERCWEIPIAAREGNSPAVRLRVSFNPDGTVTARPEVQNPRSDSNFQVLANSAVRAVMRCSAEGGVRLPRERYDTWREVVLNFDPKEMMR; translated from the coding sequence TTGGCGCTCCACCCGCAGAAGGTCGGTTACGGGGTTTCGGTCGCGGGGCACGTGCTCCTCGTGGTCGCGGGCCTCGTCGGCTTCCTGACGTCGCCCTCGAAGGTCGACGAGGGCGAGAGCGTGCCGGTGGAGATCGTCTCCGACGAGCCGGCGCAGTCGACCCGCGGCGACCGCCGCGGCGAGCAGACGCCGACGCCGCAGCGCGTCGTCGACCGCCAGGCGCCGGAAGAGCGCCAGACGCAGGACCCGGCGACGCTTCCCGTCGCCCGCGAGCGGGTGCAGAACACCGACGTGCCGCCGCCCCCGCCGCCGCGCCCCCCGGTGCCCGAGCCGAAGCCGGAGGAGGCCGCGGCCCCGCCGCCGCCGGCCGCGCGCCCCGCCCAGCTCGCCGCCGTCCAGCCCTCGATGCCGGTGCCGCCGCAGCCCCAGCCGCGGCCGACGCCGCCGGCCGCGGCCGCCGAGCAGCAGCAGGAGGACCTCGCCGCCAAGGAGGCCGAACTCCAGGCCCGCCAGAAGCGCGAGGAGGAGCAGCGCCGCCAGGAACAGCAGCGCCAGGAACAAGCCCGCCGCGAGCAGCAGCGCCAGGAACAGCAGCGTCAGGAACAGGCGCGCCGCGAGCAGGAACAGCGCGAGGCCCGCGAACGCCAGGAACGCCAGCAGCGGGAGGCGCGCGAGCGGCAGGAGCGTGAACGCGTCGCGCGAGAGGCCCGTGAACGCCAGCAGCGCGAGGCCCGCGAACGGGCGGAGCGGCAGCGGCTGGAACAGGCCAATTCCCGGCAGTTCGACCCCAATTCCATCGCCGCCCGGCTGGCCACCAGCCGCTCGCAGGAGAACGACCGGCGGGCCGCCACGCGCACCGAGGCGACGGGCGCCACAGTCGGCCGGAACAACAATTTGGGCACCACGACGGGCTCGGCCGCCCGCATCACCGGTCGCGAGATCGACGCCATCCGCGCCTGGGCCGAGCGGTGCTGGGAAATTCCGATCGCGGCGCGCGAGGGCAACAGCCCGGCGGTGCGGCTGCGCGTCTCCTTCAATCCCGACGGTACCGTGACCGCCCGTCCCGAGGTGCAGAACCCCCGCAGCGATTCCAACTTCCAGGTTCTGGCCAATTCCGCCGTGCGCGCCGTCATGCGCTGCTCGGCCGAGGGCGGGGTGCGGCTGCCGCGCGAGCGCTACGACACGTGGCGCGAAGTCGTCCTCAACTTCGACCCCAAGGAAATGATGCGCTGA
- a CDS encoding uracil-DNA glycosylase, with translation MTLSLTPDEIEALLVFYRDAGVDVAVGEDPVDRFAEADAEAARRREALAARQEAARAPALARPQPVSAAGAPPAPDSAVAAAREAARSAKSLDELRAIVEAFEGCALKATASRTVFEDGARDARVMFVGEAPGREEDMEGRPFVGKSGQLLDRMLASVGLDRQTNAYIANIIPWRPPGNRTPTPQEIAICEPFVRRQIELKAPELLVCVGAPSTETLLGLKGIMKMRGRMTGYEAGGRTIRAIATLHPAYLLRSPIAKRLAWRDMLTIRKTLEL, from the coding sequence ATGACCCTGTCGCTCACCCCGGACGAAATCGAGGCGCTGCTCGTCTTCTACCGCGACGCGGGGGTGGACGTGGCCGTCGGCGAGGATCCCGTCGACCGCTTCGCCGAGGCGGATGCGGAGGCAGCGCGCCGACGCGAGGCTCTCGCCGCACGTCAGGAGGCCGCGCGCGCGCCGGCCCTGGCGCGGCCGCAGCCGGTGAGCGCCGCAGGAGCGCCGCCGGCGCCCGATTCGGCGGTGGCCGCGGCGCGGGAGGCGGCGCGCTCGGCGAAGAGCCTTGACGAGCTCCGCGCCATCGTCGAGGCTTTCGAGGGCTGCGCTCTGAAGGCGACCGCCTCGCGCACCGTCTTCGAGGACGGTGCGCGCGACGCCCGCGTCATGTTCGTGGGCGAGGCGCCGGGCCGCGAGGAGGACATGGAGGGACGGCCCTTCGTCGGCAAGTCCGGACAGCTCCTCGACAGGATGCTGGCCTCCGTCGGCCTCGACCGGCAGACCAACGCCTATATCGCCAACATCATCCCCTGGCGCCCGCCCGGCAACCGCACCCCGACGCCGCAGGAGATCGCCATCTGCGAGCCCTTCGTGCGCCGGCAGATCGAGCTGAAGGCGCCGGAGCTGCTGGTCTGCGTCGGCGCGCCCTCCACCGAGACGCTGCTCGGCCTCAAGGGCATCATGAAGATGCGCGGGCGGATGACGGGTTACGAGGCCGGCGGGCGAACGATCCGGGCCATCGCGACGCTGCATCCGGCCTATCTGTTGCGCAGCCCCATCGCCAAGCGGCTCGCCTGGCGCGACATGCTGACGATCCGGAAGACGCTGGAGCTGTAA
- the ybgC gene encoding tol-pal system-associated acyl-CoA thioesterase: MTDGHHLAGRIDGETHILPVRVYYEDTDFSGVVYHASYLRFMERGRTDFLRLLGVAQGDLFETAKEEAGGGFFFVVRSMGIEFLKPARIDDVLTVETRTEVVKGATLNLAQRVKRGGEVLVEASVRVAFLAGGKPVRIPDGLRQAMTPRETGAA; this comes from the coding sequence ATGACCGATGGCCACCACCTGGCCGGCCGCATCGACGGCGAGACGCATATCCTCCCCGTCCGCGTCTATTACGAGGACACCGACTTTTCCGGCGTCGTCTACCACGCCAGCTACCTGCGCTTCATGGAACGCGGTCGCACGGATTTCCTGCGGCTCCTTGGCGTGGCGCAAGGCGACCTGTTCGAAACGGCCAAGGAGGAAGCCGGTGGCGGCTTCTTCTTCGTCGTGCGCTCCATGGGCATCGAGTTCCTGAAGCCCGCGCGCATCGACGACGTGCTGACGGTGGAGACGCGCACCGAGGTGGTGAAGGGCGCGACGCTGAACCTTGCGCAGCGCGTCAAGCGCGGCGGGGAGGTGCTGGTGGAGGCGAGCGTGCGCGTCGCCTTCCTCGCCGGCGGAAAACCGGTGCGCATCCCCGACGGGCTGCGGCAGGCGATGACGCCGCGGGAGACGGGGGCTGCCTGA
- the ruvA gene encoding Holliday junction branch migration protein RuvA, whose protein sequence is MIGKLKGTIDSYGPDWVIVDVHGVGYVVHCSSRTLQSLPAAGEAAVLSIETMVREDMIRLYGFANDLEREWFRLLLAVQGVGAKVALSVLSALKASDLASAIALRDKAAIGRANGVGPKVAERIITELKDKAPGFTDIDPALAKLAGDVDEKRVAGPVADAISALTNLGYGQPQAAAAIAAAAKKAGEEANTQTLIRMGLKELSS, encoded by the coding sequence ATGATCGGCAAGCTCAAGGGCACCATCGACAGCTACGGACCGGACTGGGTCATCGTCGACGTCCACGGCGTCGGCTACGTGGTCCACTGTTCGTCGCGCACCCTGCAGTCGCTGCCGGCGGCGGGCGAGGCGGCCGTGCTCTCCATCGAGACCATGGTGCGCGAGGACATGATCCGCCTCTACGGCTTCGCCAACGACCTCGAGCGGGAGTGGTTCCGGCTGCTGCTGGCGGTGCAGGGGGTGGGCGCCAAGGTGGCGCTGTCGGTGCTTTCGGCGCTGAAGGCCTCCGACCTCGCCAGCGCCATTGCCCTGCGCGACAAGGCGGCCATCGGCCGGGCCAACGGCGTCGGGCCGAAGGTCGCCGAGCGCATCATCACCGAGCTCAAGGACAAGGCGCCGGGCTTCACCGACATCGATCCGGCTCTCGCCAAGCTCGCCGGCGACGTCGACGAGAAGCGTGTGGCAGGCCCGGTCGCCGACGCCATCTCGGCGCTGACCAATCTCGGCTACGGCCAGCCCCAGGCGGCGGCCGCCATCGCGGCGGCGGCGAAGAAGGCGGGCGAGGAAGCGAACACGCAGACGCTGATCCGGATGGGTCTGAAGGAACTGTCGTCTTGA
- the ruvB gene encoding Holliday junction branch migration DNA helicase RuvB has translation MSETDRILSAERRDDDADTHLRPQRLAEFIGQAQARSNLEVFISAARSRGEALDHVLFVGPPGLGKTTLAQILSKELGVGFRATSGPVIAKAGDLAAQLTNLEERDVLFIDEIHRLNPAVEEILYPAMEDFQLDLIIGEGPAARSVKIDLAKFTLVGATTRAGLLTTPLRDRFGIPIRLAFYTVEELELIVTRGARVLGVGMTADGANEIARRARGTPRIAGRLLRRVRDFAIYRDSDTITRTIADEALTRLEVDDAGLDAMDRRYLKAIALNYGGGPVGIETMAAALSEPRDAIEEIIEPFLIQQGFLQRTPRGRLLTSGAFRHLGLAEPQRDGAQFMLFKGDEEE, from the coding sequence TTGAGCGAGACCGACCGCATCCTCTCCGCCGAACGCCGCGACGACGATGCCGACACGCATCTCAGGCCGCAGCGGCTCGCCGAGTTCATCGGCCAGGCGCAGGCGCGCTCCAACCTCGAGGTCTTCATCTCAGCGGCCCGCTCTCGCGGGGAGGCGCTCGACCACGTGCTCTTCGTCGGCCCGCCCGGCCTCGGCAAGACGACCCTGGCGCAGATCCTGTCAAAGGAGCTCGGCGTCGGCTTCCGCGCCACCTCCGGCCCGGTCATCGCCAAGGCGGGAGATCTGGCGGCGCAGCTGACGAACCTCGAAGAGCGCGACGTGCTCTTCATCGACGAAATTCACAGGCTCAATCCGGCGGTCGAGGAAATCCTCTACCCGGCCATGGAGGATTTCCAGCTCGACCTGATCATCGGCGAGGGGCCCGCGGCGCGCTCTGTGAAGATCGACCTCGCCAAGTTCACCCTGGTCGGCGCGACGACGCGGGCGGGCCTCCTCACGACGCCGCTGCGCGACCGGTTCGGCATCCCCATCCGCCTCGCCTTCTATACGGTGGAGGAACTGGAGCTGATCGTCACCCGCGGCGCGCGGGTACTGGGCGTCGGCATGACGGCGGACGGGGCGAACGAGATCGCGCGGCGCGCGCGCGGCACGCCGCGCATCGCCGGCCGCCTGCTCCGGCGGGTGCGAGACTTCGCCATCTACCGGGATTCCGACACGATCACCCGGACCATCGCCGACGAGGCGCTGACGCGGCTGGAGGTCGACGATGCCGGGCTCGACGCCATGGACCGCCGCTATCTGAAAGCCATCGCGCTGAACTATGGCGGCGGTCCCGTGGGGATCGAGACCATGGCGGCGGCGCTGTCGGAGCCGCGCGACGCCATCGAGGAGATCATCGAGCCCTTCCTGATCCAGCAGGGCTTCCTGCAGCGGACGCCGCGCGGGCGGCTCCTGACCTCGGGCGCCTTCCGCCACCTCGGCCTCGCCGAGCCGCAGCGCGACGGGGCGCAGTTCATGCTCTTCAAGGGCGACGAGGAAGAGTGA
- the tolB gene encoding Tol-Pal system beta propeller repeat protein TolB, whose amino-acid sequence MTLLLNRRTILSAGTAIAGTSLFSPWSLAQGAPPVIDIRRGQVQPFPIVVPNLGGEGDMGRNISGVIENNLRRSGFFRIIEKQAYGNATLDPDQPPNFAQFRQLGAAAIVTGRAGRGADGRSRVEFRLWDVAQGGQLHGQQFATQEQNWRRIAHLVSDQIFERVTGEKGHFDTRIVFVDETGPKDRRQKRLAIMDQDGANVRYLTRGGDLVLTPRFSPSSQDITYMAYAGGEPRVYLLNIETGQREQVGNFPGMTFSPRFSPDGQRIALSLQQGSGSSLYSLDLRSRAAVRLTDGSAIDTSPSYSPDGSQIVFESDRGGGQQLYVMSAGGGGANRISFGQGRYSTPVWSPRGDYIAFTRQGGGQFAIGVIKPDGSGERIITSGFHNEGPTFSPNGLFVMFFREQGAGPKLFQADIFARAENIVPTPSFASDPAWSPTLR is encoded by the coding sequence ATGACCCTGCTTCTGAACCGCCGCACCATCCTCTCCGCCGGCACCGCCATCGCCGGCACGAGCCTGTTCTCCCCCTGGTCGCTGGCGCAGGGCGCCCCGCCCGTCATCGACATTCGTCGTGGCCAGGTGCAGCCCTTCCCCATCGTCGTGCCGAATCTCGGCGGCGAGGGCGACATGGGCCGCAACATCTCCGGCGTCATCGAGAACAATCTCCGTCGCTCCGGCTTCTTCCGCATCATCGAGAAGCAGGCCTACGGCAATGCGACGCTCGATCCCGACCAGCCGCCGAACTTCGCCCAGTTCCGCCAGCTCGGGGCGGCGGCGATCGTCACGGGCCGCGCCGGCCGCGGTGCCGACGGCCGTTCGCGCGTCGAGTTCCGCCTGTGGGACGTTGCCCAGGGCGGCCAGCTCCACGGCCAGCAGTTCGCCACCCAGGAGCAGAACTGGCGGCGCATCGCCCATCTCGTCTCCGACCAGATCTTCGAGCGCGTCACCGGCGAGAAGGGCCATTTCGACACCCGCATCGTCTTCGTCGACGAAACCGGTCCCAAGGACCGACGCCAGAAGCGCCTCGCCATCATGGACCAGGACGGCGCCAACGTGCGCTACCTGACCCGCGGCGGCGACCTCGTGCTGACGCCGCGGTTCTCGCCGTCGAGCCAGGACATCACCTACATGGCCTATGCCGGCGGTGAGCCGCGGGTCTATCTCCTCAACATCGAGACCGGTCAGCGCGAGCAGGTCGGCAACTTCCCCGGCATGACCTTCTCGCCGCGCTTCTCGCCGGACGGGCAGCGCATCGCGCTGTCGCTGCAGCAGGGCTCCGGCTCCTCGCTCTACTCCCTCGACCTGCGCTCCCGCGCGGCGGTGCGCCTGACCGACGGTTCGGCGATCGACACCTCGCCCTCCTATTCGCCGGACGGCAGCCAGATCGTCTTCGAGAGCGATCGCGGCGGCGGCCAGCAGCTCTACGTGATGAGCGCCGGGGGCGGCGGCGCCAACCGCATCTCCTTCGGCCAGGGGCGCTATTCCACCCCGGTCTGGTCGCCGCGCGGCGACTACATCGCCTTCACCCGCCAAGGCGGCGGCCAGTTCGCCATCGGCGTCATCAAGCCGGATGGCTCGGGCGAGCGCATCATCACCTCGGGCTTTCACAACGAGGGACCGACCTTCTCGCCGAACGGCCTCTTCGTCATGTTCTTCCGCGAGCAGGGGGCGGGTCCCAAGCTGTTCCAGGCCGACATCTTCGCCCGCGCCGAGAACATCGTCCCGA
- the tolR gene encoding protein TolR gives MGAQLAGGGGGGGRGGGRRRRRSHVMNEINITPFVDVMLVLLVIFMIAAPLMTVSVPIDLPQASARAIQQDKPPITVSVRQNGEIFVGDDKVESAALVERVRTRAQNGAEERIFVRGDAAANYQAIMDVLSQLKGGGFTKVALVATERATR, from the coding sequence ATGGGTGCCCAACTCGCAGGTGGCGGTGGCGGTGGCGGACGGGGCGGCGGTCGCCGCCGGCGCCGCTCCCACGTCATGAACGAGATCAACATCACGCCCTTCGTGGACGTGATGCTCGTGCTCCTCGTCATTTTCATGATCGCCGCGCCGCTGATGACGGTGTCGGTGCCGATCGACCTGCCGCAGGCCTCGGCCCGCGCCATCCAGCAGGACAAGCCGCCGATCACCGTCTCGGTGCGGCAGAACGGCGAGATCTTCGTCGGCGACGACAAGGTCGAGTCCGCGGCGCTCGTCGAGCGCGTCCGAACCCGCGCCCAGAACGGCGCGGAGGAGCGCATCTTCGTGCGCGGTGACGCTGCGGCGAACTACCAGGCCATCATGGACGTCCTGTCGCAGCTGAAGGGCGGCGGCTTCACCAAGGTGGCGCTGGTCGCCACCGAGCGCGCGACGCGCTGA
- the tolQ gene encoding protein TolQ: MTPADAAAVASHDVSLWGLFWAAHWVVKGVMLGLVAASIWVWAIIVEKIIMYRRTKTQMDRFEQVFWSGQSLEELYRSLAQRPTTAMAALFVAAMREWKRSHETASRSFAGLQQRLDRVMNVTIQREVERLEARLMVLATVASAGPFIGLFGTVWGIMTAFQAIAVSKNTSLAVVAPGIAEALFATAIGLVAAIPATIAYNKLAGEVNKIASRLEGFADEFSAILSRQIDQQAGGYDQRAA; the protein is encoded by the coding sequence ATGACCCCCGCCGACGCAGCCGCGGTCGCCTCCCACGATGTTTCCCTCTGGGGCCTGTTCTGGGCCGCCCACTGGGTGGTCAAGGGCGTGATGCTCGGGCTCGTCGCCGCCTCCATCTGGGTGTGGGCGATCATCGTCGAGAAAATCATCATGTATCGCCGGACCAAGACGCAGATGGACCGCTTCGAGCAGGTCTTCTGGTCCGGCCAGAGCCTTGAGGAGCTCTACCGCTCTCTGGCACAGCGTCCCACCACGGCCATGGCCGCGCTCTTCGTCGCCGCCATGCGCGAGTGGAAGCGCAGCCACGAGACGGCCTCGCGCTCCTTCGCCGGCCTGCAGCAGCGCCTCGACCGGGTGATGAACGTCACCATCCAGCGTGAGGTCGAGCGGCTCGAGGCCCGGCTGATGGTGCTCGCCACCGTCGCGTCGGCCGGCCCCTTCATCGGCCTGTTCGGCACCGTCTGGGGCATCATGACCGCCTTCCAGGCCATCGCGGTGTCGAAGAACACCTCGCTCGCCGTCGTCGCGCCGGGCATCGCGGAGGCGCTGTTCGCCACCGCCATCGGCCTCGTCGCCGCCATTCCCGCGACCATTGCCTACAACAAGCTCGCCGGCGAGGTGAACAAGATCGCCAGCCGCCTCGAGGGCTTCGCCGACGAGTTCTCCGCCATCCTGTCGCGCCAGATCGACCAGCAGGCCGGCGGCTACGACCAGCGCGCGGCGTAA
- a CDS encoding ribonuclease HII has product MAQPIPTFALERRALKQGFAPVAGVDEAGRGPLAGPVVAAAVILDPSAIPKGLADSKVLDATRREELYAAITRSALACAIASSGPLRIDATDIRKATLHAMSRAVAGLSLPARHVLVDGRDVPPLPLGVSGEAIVDGDALVLSIAAASILAKVHRDRLMVHVDAAHPGYGFAVHKGYGTKAHREAIAAHGPCLHHRMTFGTLKATAE; this is encoded by the coding sequence ATGGCCCAGCCGATTCCCACATTCGCCCTCGAGCGGCGCGCCCTTAAGCAGGGATTCGCCCCCGTCGCAGGGGTGGACGAGGCCGGCCGCGGCCCGCTCGCGGGGCCCGTCGTCGCCGCCGCAGTAATCCTCGACCCGAGCGCCATCCCCAAGGGCCTTGCCGATTCCAAGGTTCTCGACGCCACCCGCCGCGAAGAGCTCTACGCGGCGATCACCCGCTCCGCCCTCGCCTGCGCCATCGCCTCGTCGGGACCGCTGCGCATCGACGCCACGGACATCCGCAAGGCGACGCTCCACGCCATGAGTCGGGCCGTCGCCGGCCTCTCCCTGCCGGCGCGCCACGTTCTCGTGGACGGCCGCGACGTGCCGCCCCTCCCCCTCGGCGTCTCGGGCGAAGCCATCGTCGACGGCGACGCGCTGGTGCTCTCCATCGCCGCCGCCTCGATCCTCGCTAAGGTCCATCGCGACCGCCTGATGGTCCATGTCGACGCCGCCCACCCCGGCTACGGCTTCGCCGTCCACAAGGGCTACGGGACGAAGGCGCACCGAGAGGCCATCGCGGCGCACGGCCCCTGCCTCCATCACCGCATGACCTTCGGCACGCTGAAGGCCACTGCCGAGTGA